One genomic window of Ilyobacter polytropus DSM 2926 includes the following:
- a CDS encoding Cof-type HAD-IIB family hydrolase: MDVKNKIKIVAIDLDGTLLNSNHEVSPKNADVLRKLEKNGIKVVITTGRAYEAMIRFYKEIGLNGEAICYNGAVVYDKDHNPVWKNTLDHETGLELVKVGEEFNTYHHGFIDNKWVLPEMTDIAREYKNRTGLNETLVDFHQLENIAFTKMMYIGENEILMDIYNVLDDKFGDQLYKAFSNPMFLEIMHRDSSKAKALSFLLEENNLTSDNLLAIGDGYNDFEMLSMAGIGVIMENAPEELKKHFMHKALSNDEDGVGRFLESFFEI, translated from the coding sequence TTGGATGTTAAAAATAAGATAAAAATTGTGGCAATTGATTTAGACGGAACTCTTCTTAATTCAAATCATGAGGTTTCCCCTAAAAATGCCGATGTTTTAAGAAAACTGGAAAAAAATGGAATTAAGGTTGTAATTACAACTGGCAGGGCCTATGAGGCCATGATAAGATTCTATAAGGAAATAGGGTTGAATGGTGAGGCAATCTGCTATAACGGGGCAGTTGTCTATGATAAAGATCATAATCCTGTATGGAAAAACACACTAGACCATGAGACAGGCCTTGAACTGGTAAAAGTGGGAGAAGAATTTAACACCTATCATCATGGTTTTATCGACAATAAATGGGTTCTTCCAGAGATGACAGATATAGCAAGAGAATACAAAAATAGAACCGGACTAAATGAAACTCTGGTTGATTTTCATCAGCTAGAAAATATCGCCTTTACCAAGATGATGTATATAGGGGAAAATGAGATACTTATGGATATATACAATGTTCTAGATGATAAATTTGGGGACCAGCTTTATAAGGCATTTTCAAATCCTATGTTTTTGGAGATAATGCACAGAGACTCATCTAAGGCTAAAGCACTTTCCTTCCTCTTAGAGGAAAACAATCTGACTTCAGATAACTTATTGGCTATAGGAGACGGGTATAATGATTTTGAGATGCTTTCCATGGCGGGTATAGGGGTTATTATGGAAAATGCTCCTGAAGAGCTTAAAAAGCATTTTATGCACAAGGCTCTTTCCAATGATGAAGACGGAGTAGGGAGATTTTTAGAAAGTTTTTTTGAAATTTAA
- a CDS encoding histidinol-phosphatase HisJ family protein codes for MFDYHIHSEFSDDSTEKMSNIVEEAIKKGGKKLCFTEHMEFNYPHEELKFELDYDAYKSEFERIKSIYGKKIDLYMGVEMGIQGNDREIKETIKYAKNHEFDFIIASAHCLEGEDLYSMDPETQNIDEFFTRYFHEMLSVFKQYNDYDVVGHIDLIRRYFLKAHDHKLEKSQDVLRELLSHVINNGKGIEINTGGLFYKSANINPTLDILKLYREMGGEIITIGSDAHVAERVMSNYSKAIEALDTAGFKYVTTFSKREKEFHKIK; via the coding sequence ATGTTTGATTATCATATACATTCGGAGTTTTCAGATGATTCAACTGAAAAGATGAGTAATATAGTAGAGGAGGCCATAAAAAAGGGCGGTAAAAAACTTTGTTTTACGGAACATATGGAGTTTAACTATCCCCATGAAGAGTTGAAGTTTGAATTAGATTATGATGCTTATAAGAGTGAGTTTGAGAGAATAAAATCAATTTATGGTAAAAAAATAGACCTATATATGGGTGTTGAGATGGGTATTCAGGGAAATGACAGAGAGATAAAGGAAACTATAAAATACGCCAAAAACCATGAGTTTGACTTTATCATAGCATCTGCCCACTGTCTAGAAGGCGAAGATTTATACAGTATGGATCCTGAGACTCAGAATATAGATGAGTTTTTTACAAGATATTTTCATGAGATGCTAAGTGTTTTCAAACAATACAATGATTATGATGTGGTAGGACACATAGACCTTATAAGAAGATATTTCCTCAAGGCCCATGATCATAAGTTGGAGAAATCTCAAGATGTTTTAAGGGAACTTTTATCTCATGTGATAAACAACGGCAAAGGTATTGAGATAAATACCGGAGGTCTTTTTTATAAGTCTGCAAATATAAATCCCACTCTAGATATATTAAAGTTATATAGGGAAATGGGAGGAGAGATAATCACCATAGGAAGTGATGCCCATGTTGCTGAGAGGGTAATGAGTAACTATTCAAAGGCTATAGAGGCTCTAGATACAGCAGGATTCAAATATGTGACTACTTTCTCTAAAAGGGAAAAAGAGTTTCATAAGATAAAATAA
- a CDS encoding MetS family NSS transporter small subunit has product MSTSSIITAAVSISILWGGFGYCLYIAMKK; this is encoded by the coding sequence ATGAGTACTAGTTCTATAATAACTGCTGCAGTAAGTATCTCTATCCTTTGGGGTGGTTTCGGTTACTGTCTCTATATCGCTATGAAGAAATAA
- a CDS encoding transglycosylase domain-containing protein: protein MKKIFKYLFLFVGAGAAVAFATGLILLFSAYRSLPDIEELVKSYKDSEPTIIYDSKGKQVDLITKRRGEPIHIDEIPENMKNAVIAIEDKRFYTHHGFDMRRLGKAVLVNLSRGRAVQGGSTITQQLAKNAFLSNEKTFLRKVKEALITLEIEKRYEKDEILEKYLNEIYFGSGSYGIKEASRSIFDKDVSKINLAEVAILAGVPNRPSKYDPRKNLDKAIERGQLVLKLMLKQEFITELEYERAMNHKFVYEKDLKNSGKSKYVSAILDKRSKRYFKSPEFTDIVEDELVEMFDEKTVYEGGLKVYTGLDADMQKIALETFNNYKPFTNNSKLQGALVTIDTETGYVKSIVGGKNFRSGNFNRAISAKRQPGSAFKPFVYYTALEKGIAMNELRDDSAEKYGDWQPKNYGNKSYGEITILQAIENSVNTIAVKLLKEVGISSVISNFKKTGVSIDIPKDLSIALGTMSITPMELATSYAPFSNGGYSVQPIFITKIEDRDGNVLYEQSVVKKQVLDSENISLITHMLKDVVSYGSGRRARVRTANGKYAEQGGKTGTTNDNKSAWFAGVTPEYATTVYIGYDDNTSMPSYASGGSIAAPLWGEYYQAMINRGVYTPGDFGFINENLKNKTLVSRTIDLRTGELGSPSREYKRTALFKKGQVPDGFTDNLYWGIKNMFGNKDDQVEDEENEDGEKSKKKKSRLFFRHFF from the coding sequence ATGAAAAAAATATTCAAGTATTTATTTTTATTTGTCGGAGCCGGTGCAGCAGTGGCTTTTGCTACGGGACTAATTTTACTGTTTTCTGCCTATAGGAGCCTTCCGGATATAGAGGAACTGGTAAAATCCTATAAGGACTCGGAGCCAACAATAATCTATGACAGCAAAGGGAAACAGGTGGATCTTATAACCAAACGTAGGGGAGAACCTATACATATTGATGAGATTCCTGAAAACATGAAAAATGCTGTTATTGCTATAGAGGATAAAAGGTTTTATACTCATCACGGCTTTGATATGAGAAGACTAGGGAAAGCAGTTTTGGTAAATCTATCAAGGGGAAGAGCGGTCCAGGGAGGAAGTACCATTACCCAGCAGCTGGCAAAAAATGCATTTCTGAGCAATGAAAAAACTTTTCTCAGAAAAGTGAAAGAAGCCTTGATAACTCTGGAAATAGAGAAAAGATATGAAAAAGACGAGATCCTTGAAAAGTATCTGAATGAAATATATTTTGGATCAGGATCCTATGGAATAAAAGAAGCTTCAAGGTCGATATTTGATAAAGATGTGTCTAAAATAAATCTGGCTGAGGTCGCTATTCTTGCAGGTGTTCCAAACAGGCCTTCTAAATATGACCCTAGAAAGAATTTGGATAAGGCCATAGAAAGAGGTCAGCTGGTTCTGAAACTAATGTTAAAGCAGGAGTTCATAACTGAGCTAGAGTATGAGAGAGCTATGAATCATAAATTTGTCTATGAAAAAGATCTTAAAAACAGCGGAAAGAGTAAGTATGTGTCTGCAATATTGGACAAAAGAAGTAAAAGATACTTTAAATCACCTGAATTTACAGACATAGTGGAAGACGAATTAGTTGAAATGTTTGACGAAAAAACAGTTTATGAAGGGGGCTTAAAGGTCTACACAGGACTTGATGCAGATATGCAAAAAATTGCCCTTGAGACCTTTAACAATTATAAACCCTTTACAAATAATTCAAAACTTCAGGGAGCACTTGTAACAATAGACACTGAAACCGGTTATGTAAAAAGTATTGTAGGTGGAAAAAATTTCCGTTCAGGAAATTTTAACAGGGCAATTAGTGCCAAGAGACAGCCTGGATCTGCATTCAAGCCTTTTGTATATTATACAGCCTTGGAAAAGGGAATAGCTATGAATGAATTGAGGGATGACTCTGCTGAAAAATACGGAGACTGGCAGCCGAAAAACTATGGTAATAAAAGTTATGGAGAGATAACAATACTCCAGGCCATTGAAAATTCTGTAAACACAATAGCTGTAAAACTTTTAAAAGAAGTTGGTATATCAAGTGTTATAAGTAATTTTAAAAAGACAGGAGTTTCCATAGATATACCCAAAGATCTTTCTATAGCTTTAGGAACTATGAGTATTACTCCTATGGAATTGGCAACATCTTATGCTCCCTTTTCAAATGGAGGATATTCAGTGCAGCCTATATTCATTACAAAGATAGAAGACAGAGATGGAAATGTATTGTATGAACAGTCTGTAGTGAAAAAACAGGTTTTAGACAGTGAAAATATATCACTTATTACACATATGCTAAAAGATGTTGTAAGTTATGGATCTGGAAGGCGTGCAAGAGTAAGAACTGCAAATGGGAAATATGCAGAACAGGGTGGAAAGACAGGAACTACAAATGACAACAAATCTGCTTGGTTTGCAGGTGTAACCCCGGAATATGCAACTACTGTATATATAGGATATGATGATAATACATCTATGCCATCATATGCAAGCGGAGGATCTATAGCTGCACCTTTATGGGGTGAATATTATCAGGCTATGATCAACAGAGGTGTATACACTCCAGGAGACTTTGGATTCATTAATGAAAACCTAAAAAACAAAACTCTAGTATCTAGAACTATCGATCTGAGAACCGGAGAATTGGGGTCTCCTTCAAGAGAGTATAAGAGAACTGCTCTTTTCAAGAAGGGACAGGTTCCTGACGGATTTACTGATAATCTTTACTGGGGAATCAAAAATATGTTTGGGAATAAGGATGATCAAGTAGAAGACGAAGAGAATGAAGACGGAGAGAAAAGTAAGAAAAAAAAGTCCAGACTTTTTTTCAGACATTTTTTCTAA
- a CDS encoding ABC transporter permease, which translates to MKKNKWLTFFTFCVYFFLFAPIVIIIMTAFGPDEVIAFPPKGFSLKWFNNIFTSDMFMNTFKISIQIAVIATVIALIIGIPAAYAMSRNDFKGKNVIKNLFFSSIIVPGIVFGFSLFNFVIIKLRLPVYTSLLIGHTIVILPYIIRVVASSLEGFDYSIEEAAVSLGASRLKTFFLVVFPNITSGVIAAFMLAFINSFNNVPISIFLTGPGVSTLPIRMMSYVEYYYDPTISALSVTLMFMTIGIMFIVEKTLGLSYFSK; encoded by the coding sequence ATGAAAAAGAATAAGTGGCTGACATTTTTTACTTTCTGTGTATATTTTTTCCTATTTGCCCCTATAGTTATTATCATAATGACGGCATTTGGTCCAGATGAGGTTATTGCTTTTCCACCAAAGGGATTTAGCCTTAAGTGGTTTAACAACATCTTTACATCAGATATGTTTATGAATACCTTTAAGATAAGTATTCAGATTGCAGTTATTGCTACAGTCATTGCACTGATTATCGGAATCCCAGCTGCCTATGCCATGAGCAGAAATGATTTCAAAGGAAAAAATGTTATTAAAAATTTGTTTTTCTCGTCAATTATAGTTCCTGGGATAGTTTTTGGTTTCTCACTTTTCAATTTTGTCATTATAAAACTGAGATTGCCTGTCTATACAAGCTTATTAATAGGACACACTATCGTTATACTGCCATATATTATAAGAGTTGTAGCTTCTAGTTTAGAGGGCTTTGACTATTCTATAGAAGAAGCGGCAGTGAGTTTAGGGGCGAGTAGATTAAAAACATTCTTCCTGGTTGTATTCCCAAATATAACATCAGGTGTCATAGCTGCCTTTATGCTGGCTTTCATAAATTCATTTAATAATGTTCCGATATCTATTTTCCTTACGGGACCTGGAGTAAGTACTCTTCCTATCAGAATGATGAGTTATGTTGAATATTATTACGATCCCACAATTTCAGCCTTGTCAGTTACATTGATGTTTATGACAATAGGAATTATGTTTATTGTGGAAAAAACATTAGGACTTAGTTATTTTTCAAAATAA
- a CDS encoding ABC transporter permease, which translates to MKKKWLYALLLPGLILIVLFLLVPLVYTTSSTVIDGSKLTLERYLVFFKDEYYLKIYNRTLKIALITAVISMILGTPVAYFISRSKKSLRGIFIACTVFPLLTNSVVRSFAWMTILGKNGVFNNIFMALHLVDKPVKLLYTEFAIIIGSVYLFLPLMVVSLVGVMENIEDDLLEAAESLGANKFTAFFKVIFPLSMPGLIVGSVLVFTGAFTAYTTPQLLGGNQNMVLATLVYQRAMTLGDWTGASVVATVMIITTLTVIGIINKLAGKLNERGV; encoded by the coding sequence ATGAAGAAAAAATGGCTCTATGCCCTGTTACTCCCCGGATTGATTCTGATAGTCTTGTTTTTACTGGTTCCATTAGTTTATACAACGAGCTCTACTGTCATTGATGGAAGTAAACTCACTTTAGAACGATATCTGGTTTTTTTTAAAGATGAGTATTACCTGAAGATATATAACAGGACTCTCAAAATAGCACTTATTACGGCAGTTATTTCTATGATACTGGGGACTCCAGTTGCTTATTTTATATCCCGAAGTAAAAAAAGCCTAAGGGGAATATTTATCGCCTGTACAGTTTTCCCTCTTCTGACCAATTCAGTTGTCCGGTCTTTTGCCTGGATGACGATTTTAGGTAAAAACGGAGTCTTCAACAATATATTTATGGCCCTACATCTAGTTGATAAACCGGTAAAACTTCTATATACAGAGTTTGCGATTATAATCGGTTCTGTTTATCTTTTTTTACCCCTCATGGTAGTTTCATTGGTAGGAGTCATGGAAAATATCGAAGATGATCTCCTAGAGGCTGCAGAAAGCCTCGGAGCAAATAAATTTACTGCTTTTTTTAAAGTTATATTCCCTTTAAGTATGCCAGGACTTATAGTGGGAAGTGTCCTTGTTTTTACCGGAGCCTTTACAGCATATACGACTCCTCAGCTTTTAGGTGGAAATCAAAATATGGTTTTAGCTACTCTTGTTTATCAACGGGCAATGACTTTGGGAGACTGGACCGGAGCCTCTGTTGTGGCTACAGTAATGATAATTACCACTCTGACTGTTATTGGAATTATAAATAAACTAGCCGGTAAATTAAATGAAAGGGGAGTTTAG
- a CDS encoding ABC transporter substrate-binding protein: MKKLSIILTLILTLAALTGCGGKKEVEEAKGDAPTELVISTWGYSEDLLWENVFTPFEKENNVKIILETGNNSERLTKLKSNPNSNIDIIYLAEAFAQEGIEAGLFEKIDYSKIPNAENLDKKAKKLTESGYGPAYTLNRAAIAYDPNKTGFEIKSWNDLWNSSLEGKISIPDVTTTFGPATMYIASNYKNTDISSDNGDAAFKALEELKPNLVKTYSRSSDLANMFANNEIAAAITADFAYGRVKGGAPDVIFVDPSEGAFINFNTINILKSSKNKELATKFINYALSKEVQSRTAKALGESPVNSQVELTEEESASLTYGDVVEKSNTVDHAFVNSVKFKWIDSWNRTLNQ, encoded by the coding sequence ATGAAAAAATTATCGATTATTTTAACTTTAATACTGACACTGGCGGCTCTAACAGGGTGCGGAGGAAAAAAAGAAGTAGAAGAAGCAAAGGGTGATGCTCCAACTGAATTAGTTATTTCTACATGGGGATACAGTGAGGACTTGCTGTGGGAAAATGTTTTTACACCATTTGAAAAAGAAAACAATGTAAAAATAATTTTGGAAACAGGAAATAACTCAGAAAGACTGACAAAATTAAAGAGCAACCCTAACAGTAACATTGATATTATCTATTTGGCAGAGGCCTTTGCTCAAGAAGGTATAGAAGCCGGATTATTTGAAAAAATTGATTACAGCAAAATTCCTAATGCAGAAAATCTAGATAAAAAAGCAAAAAAATTAACAGAATCTGGGTACGGTCCTGCTTATACTTTAAATCGTGCAGCGATTGCCTATGATCCAAATAAAACAGGTTTTGAGATCAAATCATGGAACGACCTATGGAACTCTAGCTTAGAAGGAAAAATATCAATTCCTGATGTTACAACAACTTTTGGACCTGCTACTATGTATATTGCTTCTAATTATAAAAACACTGATATAAGCTCTGATAACGGAGATGCAGCTTTTAAAGCTCTAGAAGAATTAAAACCAAACCTGGTTAAAACTTATAGTAGATCATCAGACCTGGCAAATATGTTTGCTAACAATGAGATAGCTGCAGCTATCACTGCTGATTTTGCCTATGGAAGAGTCAAAGGCGGAGCACCAGATGTAATATTTGTAGATCCATCAGAAGGGGCATTTATAAACTTTAATACTATAAACATATTAAAATCTTCTAAGAACAAGGAATTAGCTACAAAGTTTATAAATTATGCACTAAGCAAAGAAGTTCAGAGCAGAACTGCCAAGGCACTGGGAGAATCCCCTGTGAATTCTCAGGTAGAATTGACTGAAGAAGAATCAGCAAGCCTGACTTATGGCGACGTAGTTGAAAAATCTAACACTGTTGATCATGCTTTTGTAAATTCAGTTAAATTTAAGTGGATAGATAGCTGGAACAGAACTTTAAACCAATAA
- a CDS encoding LacI family DNA-binding transcriptional regulator, translating to MSNIKEVAKLAKTSTATVSRVINRSGYVSDEMKARVLKAINELDYKPLQRNVENRKTRTLALVVPDIENPFFAKLTKEISEIANTLDYNILLINLSGLKNDGGSFLLNLIGTGIDGIIYTSSFRLEDVINKAKEIKIPIVVLDRELKNIQVDSVSVNNENAAYLATEYLIKLGHKKIAFIGGTENMEISFYRHKGYKMALEKHKLDYNKNIVEHGDFSLESGYKSIKKLMNSSKDITGIVAGNDLMAIGAINYLNFKGYKIPEDISIVGFDDIELASSITPKLTTIAYPLVKMSKLAIEAVIQSISGSERDYMSSCLFARLIERESADFVNKKKI from the coding sequence ATGTCCAACATAAAAGAGGTTGCTAAATTGGCAAAAACTTCTACTGCCACAGTATCTAGAGTCATCAACAGATCTGGATATGTCAGTGATGAAATGAAGGCTAGGGTTCTCAAGGCAATCAATGAACTAGATTATAAACCACTGCAAAGAAACGTTGAAAACAGAAAAACACGAACATTAGCTTTGGTCGTTCCTGATATTGAAAACCCATTTTTTGCAAAATTAACCAAAGAAATAAGTGAAATTGCCAATACATTGGACTATAATATTCTGCTTATCAATTTGAGCGGACTAAAAAATGACGGAGGATCTTTTCTTCTAAATCTTATAGGAACAGGTATTGACGGGATTATTTATACATCATCCTTTCGTTTGGAAGATGTCATAAATAAAGCAAAGGAGATCAAAATTCCAATTGTAGTTTTAGACCGGGAACTTAAAAACATTCAGGTAGATTCAGTATCGGTAAATAATGAAAATGCAGCATATTTGGCAACAGAGTACCTGATCAAATTGGGACATAAAAAAATCGCTTTTATCGGCGGTACAGAAAATATGGAAATTTCCTTTTACAGACACAAGGGTTACAAAATGGCATTGGAAAAACACAAGCTAGATTATAATAAAAACATTGTAGAACACGGTGATTTCAGTTTGGAATCTGGATACAAGTCTATAAAAAAACTGATGAATTCGTCTAAAGATATTACCGGTATTGTAGCCGGAAATGACTTAATGGCAATAGGAGCCATAAATTATCTAAACTTTAAGGGATACAAGATACCTGAAGACATTTCAATTGTTGGTTTTGATGATATAGAGCTGGCTTCATCTATTACTCCGAAGCTTACAACAATTGCTTATCCACTTGTAAAAATGAGTAAACTTGCCATAGAAGCTGTAATACAAAGTATCTCAGGATCAGAAAGAGATTATATGAGCAGCTGTCTTTTTGCAAGACTCATTGAACGTGAATCTGCAGATTTTGTGAATAAAAAGAAAATATAA
- a CDS encoding ABC transporter ATP-binding protein — translation MSLINLKDIVVSYDGSTNILKNLNIDIEKGQLVSLLGPSGCGKTTTLRVIAGFIDAKSGQFVFDEDDYTHIPVHKRNFGLVFQSYALFPHLTVFDNVAFGLKMKKTNKKDIKEDVEKILKLVDLDGFGSRYPKELSGGQRQRVALARALVIKPKLLLLDEPLSNLDAKLRLKMRVEIRRLQQKLGITTVFVTHDQEECFSISDKVAVMNAGIIEQYDTPEKIYSNPASEFVARFVGFENFLDLSKTSDNLYVAKSGINFASDYDSENISVNDKKVGTIRPDDIQIHDCETTKENNTIDGTIEVRTYLGKEYQYSVNTEIGNILVTAGNDKKFSKGNRVRLYMPSNKLILV, via the coding sequence ATGTCACTGATAAATTTAAAGGATATTGTCGTTTCTTATGACGGCAGTACAAATATATTAAAAAACTTAAATATCGATATAGAAAAAGGACAACTGGTTTCTCTACTGGGACCAAGTGGATGCGGTAAGACTACCACCCTTAGGGTAATCGCAGGTTTTATAGATGCAAAAAGCGGTCAGTTTGTATTTGATGAAGATGATTACACACATATTCCTGTGCATAAAAGAAATTTTGGCTTGGTTTTTCAAAGTTATGCATTATTCCCACATCTCACTGTTTTTGATAATGTGGCATTTGGACTCAAGATGAAAAAGACAAATAAAAAAGATATAAAAGAAGATGTGGAAAAAATACTGAAGCTTGTTGACTTAGACGGTTTCGGTTCCCGTTATCCAAAGGAGCTTTCTGGTGGTCAGAGACAGAGGGTCGCACTTGCTAGAGCCTTGGTTATCAAACCAAAGTTGTTGTTATTAGATGAACCTCTCAGTAATCTGGATGCAAAATTAAGATTGAAAATGAGAGTGGAAATAAGAAGACTTCAGCAAAAGCTGGGTATTACAACAGTTTTTGTAACTCACGATCAGGAAGAATGTTTTTCCATATCAGATAAAGTAGCTGTAATGAATGCAGGTATAATAGAGCAATACGACACACCTGAAAAAATATACTCAAATCCTGCAAGTGAATTTGTGGCAAGGTTTGTAGGTTTTGAAAACTTTTTAGATCTGAGTAAAACCAGTGATAATTTATATGTTGCAAAATCAGGAATAAATTTTGCCAGTGACTACGACAGTGAGAATATATCTGTAAATGACAAAAAAGTAGGTACAATAAGACCAGATGATATTCAAATTCATGATTGTGAAACTACCAAGGAAAACAATACAATAGACGGAACTATAGAAGTCAGAACTTATCTGGGGAAGGAATATCAGTATTCTGTAAATACAGAGATAGGGAATATACTGGTAACTGCCGGCAATGATAAAAAATTTAGTAAGGGCAACAGGGTAAGGTTATACATGCCATCAAATAAATTAATATTAGTATAA
- a CDS encoding GNAT family N-acetyltransferase gives MIVRLGKIEDVEGIKNLYKNAAYEGSGLPILKNEITREYVEGFVKKAIDSGIIVVAEVEGKIIGELHGCRENFYLFDHVISDINIAVLREYRGMGLGKSLFKYFFKKVNKMKDIMRLEVLVRESNPRAIYFYEKVGFIKEGRLRGRIKNFRDELESDIMMGWVKI, from the coding sequence ATGATCGTTAGACTTGGAAAGATTGAAGATGTAGAGGGAATAAAAAATCTCTATAAAAATGCCGCCTATGAAGGAAGCGGACTTCCTATATTAAAAAATGAAATAACCCGTGAATATGTAGAAGGATTTGTGAAAAAAGCCATAGACAGCGGAATCATAGTGGTAGCAGAAGTAGAAGGAAAAATAATCGGTGAACTACACGGTTGCAGAGAAAACTTTTATCTTTTTGACCACGTAATAAGTGATATCAATATAGCAGTACTTCGGGAGTATAGGGGCATGGGATTAGGAAAATCTCTTTTTAAATATTTTTTTAAAAAGGTAAACAAGATGAAAGATATTATGAGACTTGAAGTTTTAGTCCGTGAATCCAATCCAAGAGCTATTTATTTTTATGAAAAAGTCGGGTTTATAAAAGAAGGCCGTTTAAGAGGAAGAATCAAAAATTTCCGAGACGAACTAGAATCGGATATTATGATGGGATGGGTGAAAATATAG
- a CDS encoding sodium-dependent transporter — MVTVSKKNRGEWGSRVGFIMAAIGSAVGLGNIWRFPYTAASNGGGAFLIPYMVALLTAGIPILILEFGLGHKIRSSAPGVFRSLNKKWQAFGWWQTAISFAITVYYMVVIAWAMSYLKFAFTTGWGEDTKGFLFGTYLNLSDSPLHLGGLNLKVVIPLLIIWGINFIVLRMGIKGGIEKASKIFMPLLVLSLIAITVRGVTLPGAAKGLEYFFKPDFSRLADPKVWVAAYGQIFYSLSIAFGIMLAYSSYLPKDSDIVNNAFITGLGNCSFSILSGIGVFSILGYMAHTQGVEVSEVASAGVGLAFIVFPKAISALPGMNSLFGVTFFLSLLFAGISSSISLVETVLSAIIDNFGMERRKALNIVVLVGLCTSLIFATGAGLYILDIVDHYINNYGVAVAGLIEIILLSWFFNLESIREYVNPLSDFKIGKWWNFCLKFLTPAILGVMTVKNIIGDISSPYEGYSMNAIALYGGGFMLGTILLAVILPKFVKVNDKTETEKEV, encoded by the coding sequence GTGGTTACAGTGAGTAAAAAAAATAGAGGAGAGTGGGGCTCGCGTGTTGGTTTTATAATGGCTGCGATAGGCTCTGCTGTTGGACTTGGTAACATATGGAGGTTCCCATATACAGCTGCAAGCAATGGTGGAGGAGCATTTCTGATTCCTTATATGGTCGCACTTCTTACTGCGGGAATTCCTATTTTGATCTTAGAGTTTGGATTAGGGCACAAGATCAGAAGTAGTGCACCTGGGGTATTTAGATCTCTTAACAAAAAATGGCAAGCTTTCGGATGGTGGCAGACAGCTATATCCTTCGCTATAACTGTTTATTATATGGTAGTAATAGCATGGGCGATGAGTTATCTAAAATTTGCATTTACAACTGGATGGGGTGAAGACACAAAGGGATTCCTGTTTGGAACTTATCTTAACCTTTCAGATTCCCCTCTGCATTTAGGAGGACTTAACCTTAAAGTTGTTATACCTCTTCTTATAATCTGGGGAATTAATTTCATTGTACTAAGAATGGGTATCAAAGGCGGAATAGAAAAAGCAAGTAAAATCTTCATGCCTTTACTTGTACTTAGTCTTATCGCTATCACAGTAAGAGGAGTAACTCTTCCTGGAGCTGCAAAAGGACTAGAGTATTTCTTTAAACCTGATTTCAGCAGACTGGCAGATCCAAAAGTTTGGGTCGCTGCATACGGTCAGATATTTTATTCTTTAAGTATCGCTTTTGGAATAATGCTTGCTTACTCAAGCTATCTTCCTAAAGATTCTGATATCGTTAACAACGCATTTATAACAGGACTTGGAAACTGTAGTTTCAGTATTCTTTCCGGTATAGGGGTATTTAGTATCTTAGGATACATGGCTCATACTCAGGGAGTAGAAGTTAGTGAAGTTGCAAGTGCAGGAGTAGGACTTGCATTTATTGTTTTCCCAAAAGCAATCAGTGCTCTACCTGGAATGAACTCTCTGTTTGGAGTGACTTTCTTCCTTTCACTATTATTTGCAGGTATATCTTCTAGTATTTCTCTTGTTGAGACAGTACTTTCTGCTATAATCGACAACTTTGGTATGGAGCGTAGAAAGGCCCTTAATATAGTGGTTTTAGTAGGTCTTTGCACATCACTTATATTTGCAACTGGAGCCGGTCTTTACATCTTAGACATAGTTGATCACTATATCAATAACTACGGTGTTGCCGTTGCCGGTCTTATAGAGATAATCCTTCTTTCTTGGTTCTTTAACCTTGAAAGTATAAGAGAATATGTTAACCCTTTATCAGATTTCAAAATCGGTAAATGGTGGAACTTCTGTTTGAAATTCCTGACTCCTGCTATCCTTGGAGTTATGACAGTTAAAAATATCATCGGTGATATTTCTTCTCCTTATGAAGGATATTCTATGAATGCTATTGCTTTATACGGAGGCGGATTTATGCTTGGAACAATTTTACTTGCTGTAATCCTACCTAAGTTTGTAAAAGTAAATGACAAAACAGAAACTGAGAAGGAGGTATAA